In Glycine max cultivar Williams 82 chromosome 10, Glycine_max_v4.0, whole genome shotgun sequence, the DNA window AGTCATAACCCATAACTACTGTACAAGGATTTtagtaaattctttttgtaCAACTATTTCATGATTAGATGGCATGACTCAAATTTGTGTAACTTGGTCGTAAAAAACTGCTTAATGTTAAATTGTATGTAAAGGTCTAGTTTTCTTTGattagaaaatatcaaacaATTTAGAAGCATAGTACCATTGTTCATgtaaaatttgtatattaaaaaagaaaaattataaaaattacaataaaaatattgtatttagcTTATATCAGATCTTTAGTAATGTTTTAGGTTGAtggtaaaatattcaaaaagtaatgcaaaaagaagaattaaaacattatttcaaTTACTTTGATTAAGTATTGAAATAATGTTTTAGGTTGAtggtaaaatattcaaaaagtaaagattaagaaaatcaaaattgtaGAAGACATTAACGGTGGGATTGAAGATAAAAGTTattaaagtgaaaattaaaaatacaaatcatCACATGAAGATTATCAAAAGATATTAGAAGAAATTACTAGCTGTTATAACTAGTTAGTCTGTAAATAATAGTTTGAATCATataataaggattaaaaattataaattcttatatattCTCTTGTCCACTACCAGGACACTCATGGATTGTTACTATAATGTTCCCAACTACttcaattttagtattttactgTATTCATAAagtgtttttatcatttttttatatttgttgtattttttctctaaatcttcatcctcttctaatttcaatttcatctCAAAACTcattactcttttaattttctgcactttacactttaattacttttattttgcaCTATTTTATTTCCAATTTGTTCTTATGATCAATTGCACTTTactttttactatatttttttaatttattctcttgataaaaatttaatgcatTGACTTATCCtcaaatatgtataaaattatgtttgttggCAAAAAGAAACGGAAAATTTCACCATCAACaattatataaactaaatttGGAAGTGTATGTTAAGATGTAAGCAAAATCAAATTTTCCTTGTTGGTTTAATTGGCTTGTCAACCAAGTTTAGGTATTCAGAAATATTATATAAACCACCACATGAAAGATATTATAAACTtaattagtaaattataaacGCAACTGACATCACCCAATACCGTTttactttttgaatttttattgtttattattatccTAATCCTTCATTTTCATAACGAAAGTCAACTATGTTAATCTGGCAACATACGACTATCTCTAAACTATAATTTGCGtctacattaatttaatttaattttaagaaaacaaaaaaatttaaataggaAATAGATCAAATGACAACGATATTACTTATACTAACTATTCATTAATTAATGTCTTTATATGGTATATGAATTTCACTGTTTCAACCgttgaattataattatttattatactgAGTatcaaatcttataaaaattgaGCATCAATAAAAAAGTGATTatgaaaaaaactttaaaattttagtccaatggtaaaatttgaaaaatatatattaagtcaatttttatctataaaaataagatataatttatatgaaaaatactttcaattcaataataaatttttgaaataaaattatttaattaaaagttattaaataatttaatagtcTAAGTAAGTTATACTGTATCATTTAATTCCTCCCCATTTATACTaacatgttaaaataattttaatcaaccAGAAAAATTCAATTGATAACATACACTAtctttatgaagaaaaaattggATTTAGTTTTTACATAATGCATCCCTGTAAATAGACACTAAATTTTGAACTAATTAGAACTGGTCTCTTATGTTGctttaaatatcaaaatttataaaaatacctCAAAGTCTTATAGAAGAAGTGATGAATCTATGGtagttaaaaaagaataaaatatttttagtcgtatattttataaaaataacttttacgGGTTCCATAAGAATAACCgcgaaatggaaaaagaaaaaaagaatacgcgtagtgtgtggtttgtctcaACTCTCAACGCGTGCCACGCACAAATACAAACAATCTTCTTTTGACTGTATTGTttctaattatttgtttttactatTTAACTACacgtttaaaattcaaaataataccACCAccactttaaaataataataataataataccatcACCTACTAAAGTTTTTCGATTTCGGATTCTCTATGATTGGTTTTTCCTTGCACTCATTTACATAATCAACGAACCAGAATGATCGAATGAAATCGaacaacataaaacaaaaaaaaaatcaaaatcggATCACTAATACAAATCTAAAATTTAAGCCATGTGATCTTATGCAACAAATACGATTCACTAACTGCATAAATCCGTGAAACATGGTTTTTTAGAGAATTAGGTTTGCTAAAGTTTCATCTACCTTCTACCTAACAACGTGAGCTAGATCCAAATAACTAGAATTGATCAAATTGATTTCACATGTCCCTGCCCTAATCATAATATTTCATTTCACGGAGAGGTTAATCATCATAGAATTCCATATCCCGTACACATGTAGGGTTGTTCTGTCCTTATTAACATAGACCAATAATTGATTTCACttctatataattatttttttgtactaaaaataaatagagaatAAATTCAATGCCTttatttaagtttgatttgaatTCTTACCAACTAGACACGTCAAAGGACATATACAAATGTCgaaatttattttgatgttCTTCGTAGAAACTAGAAACAAAAAAGTGCTAGATGTATTGTGTTGTGTGCTATTTGTTAAATGCCctccaaaaaagaagaaaacacgGAATTGAATTTAGCTACTCCATTTCTTTCTTAGTAACTTTATAGACGTAAGTTTACTTATGTTTCGTTTTTTTCAAGACTAATGATATAAAATGGAAAACCAGTCTTTGTTGGACCGAGACTCTCGTTTTCTTACAAGTACAAAACATTCTTAGTTTACATTTCAAATAAtcgaataataaattttttgatgtagattaattatcaataaaattgaagaatattttgtattaatattatgatcactcaaaaataatttaataacgaaaaaataaaaacaaattttaaaactgaattttttttataacaaaaactgaaaaaagaatgttttttttctataaCCAAACTGAAATTCTATGACTAGGAAGTTTCGCTTTCCCTCACCAAaccttaaaacatttttaatgcctggcaatgtatatatatagcatgCTTAATGTCCTTCCATATCGCAAAAGATATCCCTCCTCCCTTTAATTGCATATATCTGAGAATCACcctttttattgatttaaactTTGGAAATCTCAATCTTCATCTTTCTGATTGAAATCAACATGAAGCATCCAGGCAAGCTTAGAGTGTTTCTTCCAAATTTGATAATACTTGTAACCATCCTTCTCCATTCAACATGGATTAATGCACAGGAAGTTGGTAAGTGGAACAAGTCTTTTAATTTCATTCCTTTTTTTAATCGAAGACAATAGGAAATGATGATTTACAACAACTCACACATCCTACTTAACCAAGTGAATTAAACCTTTTCGGTTAATTTAATTTCCATCTTTTGATTCGTGCTTTGTGGCTAATGATCATGTATGTGGCTGTGTAGAGGATGAGAGTGAGTTTGATTACATAAAAGGGAGTGAGAAGGGTCCCTCACACTGGGGGGAACTGAAGAAGGAATGGGAAACATGTAAAAGTGGCAAAATGCAATCTCCAATTGATTTGTCAAGCCACAGAGTGAGAGTGGTGCCAAAGTTAGGGGAGCTTAAGAAGTACTATAAGCCTCAGAATGCCACTGTCAAGAACAGAGGCCATGATATTGAGGTAATCAATCAATCACTCATCACAATATCTCAAAACCTCAACCTCAACCATATGTATTCATGCAAGAACATATatgctttaattttattttgtgtttcaaataaaaataaaggtatAGAAAGAACTTTATTGTAACAGTTTTCTGAAGTGGGGTTCCCCTTTATTTCATCTGAAAATGTTTGCTGAAAGCTGGTAATTCCTGAGCCCACCTACAAATTCATTGAGTGTGGAAGAGACATGATGATAGTGTCTTGAGTCCCAATAATGCACCATGATGGATCATAGATATTTAGTTCTACAGAAACATTAGTTTAACAATTTCAAACGGCTAGAATTTTTCCTTATTTCTTACgtttaatttacataatttattcttttctttttctttttcttcttcttcttttttgtttctcttttttattacattcttcactttttctttctttatttgtcTGCTTCTTCTATTTATCTAATTCATATTCATTCTAGCTACACCGCTATTTATAATcttactattattttataaaaaaagatgcaaatttaatatcttaaaaacatacaaaaatgtaatatgttttttttatttaataattagaaaGATATTATAAGGAATTTAGAATTAATGTTTCTGTTTCACAAAAGTCTCATACTTCTCGCAACCTGACGATTTTTTCTTATCTGTCTTGCACATGCCTTAAAAAAGATTTGTCCAATTGACTCTGGTTTACATGATACTATAGTGCAACGGTAAAGAACAGTTTGCATGAAATAACCGAATCAGATGCAATTCATATACCCAAGGgttcttatttgtttttaaacttttgtaCATTTTATAGTAAGATGAAagaattttttatgattgaGTATATCTGTCTAAATTATACACAGCTCAACATGTCTGGGCAATGAACTGTCATTCATATATTAGCTAGCTGGCACTAAATTTGTTCAGATTAagctataatatatataagattaaactATAAGATATCcatattgttatttaaatttagttggTCGCTCAAACTTtgattaaaatctaaaatctctTTATAATTTACGTAACGTATATATGCAGCTGAAATGGGAGGGAGATGCTGGATCAATAAACATCAACGGCACCGAGTTTTTTCTGCATCAATGCCATTGGCATTCACCTTCAGAACATACAATCAATGGCAGGAGGTTTGTTTTGCTTCAAAATCACTGTCTTTAAGTAttgtattaatatattaatacaaTAATTCTTCTTGatgattaatattatattatggaTGGAACGTA includes these proteins:
- the LOC100797935 gene encoding alpha carbonic anhydrase 7 → MKHPGKLRVFLPNLIILVTILLHSTWINAQEVEDESEFDYIKGSEKGPSHWGELKKEWETCKSGKMQSPIDLSSHRVRVVPKLGELKKYYKPQNATVKNRGHDIELKWEGDAGSININGTEFFLHQCHWHSPSEHTINGRRYDLELHMVHESKRINGKGKIAVVGLFYKIGRPDSVLNKLSKFIKTMVDEEEEKNIGVFDPSKIKLGGKKYYRYMGSLTVPPCIEGVIWTINKKIRTVSRAQVNLLREAVHDHAEKNARPIQPLNRRGIQLYAQKRKD